One window from the genome of Rhodopirellula halodulae encodes:
- a CDS encoding secondary thiamine-phosphate synthase enzyme YjbQ has protein sequence MDVPERRGIVSIHRDVEQLVLESGVQDGLVLVNAMHITASVFINDNESGLHADYERWLEDLVPFNAGTDPSAGGYLHNRTGEDNADAHHKRQIMGREVVVAITDGELHLGPWEHIFYYEFDGRRRKRILIKIIGE, from the coding sequence ATGGACGTTCCCGAGCGTCGCGGGATCGTATCCATCCATCGAGACGTTGAACAACTCGTCCTAGAGAGCGGCGTGCAAGACGGTTTGGTGTTGGTGAACGCCATGCACATCACCGCCAGCGTTTTCATCAACGACAACGAGTCCGGGCTTCACGCCGACTACGAACGTTGGTTGGAGGACCTCGTCCCGTTCAACGCGGGAACCGATCCCTCGGCGGGCGGCTACCTCCACAATCGAACCGGGGAAGACAACGCCGACGCGCACCACAAACGACAGATCATGGGACGCGAGGTCGTGGTCGCCATCACCGACGGCGAACTGCATCTCGGCCCCTGGGAACACATCTTCTACTACGAATTCGACGGCCGCCGCCGCAAACGAATCCTCATCAAAATCATCGGCGAGTGA
- a CDS encoding PhoPQ-activated pathogenicity-related family protein → MTFEKLTAGVLAVGAFLWGNTSSHAEEGSGARAQPGFVDATARLAEMVLKRDEHLHWNVTSRGKFAGCDYVVVHLVSQVWQDVAWKHTLYILRPEDTPSDESKALMLIAGGSWKTEWGEDGPNEPSIPREAMLLASVAQEVKTPVAILKQVPFQPMLDGLKEDALIAHTFQKFIETSDPNWPLLPVMARAASTALDAVVDVSESEWNLNLDGFTVTGASKRGWTTYLLGATDPRVKAIAPMVIDMLNLRQQMVHQVNSWGAYSPQIEDYTRRGLQQAMAGPDGKALLELVDPYEHRQALTMPKLILLGANDPYWPADATQHYFDQLPGPKLLLNIPNNNHGLSDIPRIVGGVSTLHRFVRDNRDMPQWEVKAEPIANGLRLRATCDEVPSEVAFWRAESSTRDLRSATWVATPVTRNVAGDWTIDLTDTKDGSTGGFLEARYETGGTFPLSATSQIYVVD, encoded by the coding sequence ATGACATTTGAAAAACTGACGGCAGGCGTGCTCGCGGTAGGAGCGTTTCTTTGGGGAAACACTTCCTCTCACGCGGAGGAAGGTTCTGGTGCGCGTGCTCAGCCAGGCTTCGTTGATGCAACGGCGCGATTAGCTGAGATGGTTTTGAAGCGTGATGAGCATTTGCACTGGAACGTCACGTCACGGGGCAAATTCGCGGGTTGCGATTACGTCGTGGTCCATTTGGTTTCTCAGGTTTGGCAAGACGTCGCGTGGAAGCACACGCTGTACATCCTCCGTCCCGAGGACACTCCCTCGGACGAGTCCAAGGCACTGATGCTCATCGCGGGTGGTTCTTGGAAAACTGAATGGGGAGAAGACGGTCCGAATGAGCCAAGCATTCCACGCGAAGCGATGTTGCTGGCCAGCGTCGCCCAGGAAGTGAAAACACCAGTCGCCATTCTGAAGCAGGTTCCGTTTCAACCGATGTTGGATGGGTTGAAGGAGGATGCTTTGATTGCGCATACGTTCCAAAAGTTCATCGAAACTTCGGATCCCAATTGGCCGTTGCTCCCCGTGATGGCGAGAGCCGCGTCCACCGCGTTGGATGCGGTGGTTGATGTCAGCGAGTCCGAATGGAATTTAAATTTAGATGGATTCACGGTGACCGGCGCGAGCAAACGGGGCTGGACGACTTATCTGCTCGGGGCAACGGATCCTCGTGTCAAAGCCATCGCTCCGATGGTGATCGACATGCTGAATCTTCGTCAACAGATGGTTCATCAAGTGAACTCTTGGGGAGCCTATTCACCACAGATTGAGGACTACACGCGGAGAGGATTGCAACAAGCGATGGCCGGTCCAGATGGCAAAGCTCTGCTGGAGTTGGTGGATCCCTACGAGCACCGCCAAGCTTTGACGATGCCCAAGTTGATCTTGCTGGGGGCGAACGATCCGTATTGGCCAGCCGATGCCACTCAGCACTATTTCGATCAGCTTCCCGGTCCCAAACTGCTGCTAAACATTCCGAACAACAATCACGGATTGAGTGACATTCCGCGAATCGTTGGTGGTGTCTCGACGCTACATCGCTTTGTGCGTGACAACCGAGACATGCCGCAATGGGAAGTGAAAGCGGAACCGATCGCCAATGGCTTGCGACTTCGTGCCACGTGCGACGAAGTTCCATCCGAAGTCGCTTTTTGGCGAGCGGAGTCATCCACTCGTGATCTGCGTTCCGCCACTTGGGTTGCAACACCGGTGACACGAAACGTGGCTGGGGATTGGACGATTGATTTGACGGATACAAAAGACGGGAGCACCGGCGGCTTTCTGGAAGCTCGTTATGAGACCGGTGGGACCTTTCCGTTGTCAGCCACTTCTCAAATCTACGTCGTTGATTGA